The Meleagris gallopavo isolate NT-WF06-2002-E0010 breed Aviagen turkey brand Nicholas breeding stock unplaced genomic scaffold, Turkey_5.1 ChrUn_random_7180001858392, whole genome shotgun sequence sequence agaatcatagaatagcctgggttgcaaaggcccacagtgctcatcagtcccaaccccctgctgtgtgcaggtcgccaaccagcagccaggctgcccagagccacatccagcctggccttgaatgcctgcagggatggggcatccacagcctccttgggcatcCAACACCCAGGGCACAGCAACCCCGTTCCCAGCATGAACCTAATGGTGTCCAAGCACCTAAACAAAAATGCCATAGGAAATAAGGTCTGGTACACCAGTGGCCTTCCTGCCCTAGCCATACACATGCTGTGCCACGTGCAAGGCCAAGCCCCCATGGCATGAGGCTGCTGGGCTTTCACTGTCACTCTGCTATTCAATTACGTGCAGTCTGTGTGGGTTTTCCAATTAACCACCAAAGGAGCCCCTGGGGTGCAAACTCTGAACCCTGCAGCCTGAGCAAGCTGTGGGAGCTCCCTTCCTGGAGCAGAAACATGGATGCCATGCAGCAGTGCCGGGAACCAAAGAGAATGGTTTGCTAGTTCACTTGAAGAGTGAAAAACTGCAGCTCTGGAGATGACTGTGCCCCACGCAGGGCTCTGAGCGTGGCTGCTTTCTGCCCACAGCATGCAGACGGCGCAGGAGGATGTGTTCCCCACGGAGTCACCGGTGCCCTTGAGTGTGCTGAATGGCAGCAGTCACTACCTGGTGTGGGTGCAGGCCAGCAATGCACTGGGCATGGCACGCTCAGCTCCTCAGCACCTCGACCTGCAGCAGCTCGGTACGCCCGTGACACACACTGTGCCCTGCATTGGGCTGCAACCGTGAGCCCCTCCGGCACGCTGTGCCCACTCGGTACTGCGATGCCTGGCTGatggctgctgctctccctgcagtgGTGCCCGCCGTGCCCCTGGCTGAGCGCGCGGAGACGACGGCGGGGTCAcctcccaccaccaccatccacTGGAGAcagcagacagagctgcaggacGTGCGCTGCGAGGAGCGGCACAAG is a genomic window containing:
- the LOC104915891 gene encoding interleukin-23 receptor-like; translation: MQTAQEDVFPTESPVPLSVLNGSSHYLVWVQASNALGMARSAPQHLDLQQLVVPAVPLAERAETTAGSPPTTTIHWRQQTELQDVRCEERHKAVGAAEWEVRWH